The genomic stretch CCCCAGTACTCAGAATCATGATGCAACAGCATAATTGGTAGATAAACTACAACCCCTGCAGGGATGGAAATATCCCCTACCTTAGTTCTTTGGACGGTATATCGAAACAGGCCAGTCACTGGTGGATATAATCTTAGGACTTCAAACAACACCATCGTGACCTACAAAAACAATTTCCCCCTCATTAGTCATGGATTCATAAACACAATAAGCAAATCTTACGTGATAGTATTATGTATGGGTATTGCAAAAAAAATCGGTTAACAACAAATTCATACTTACAATTTTGAGCCTGTTCAAAATTTCCACATCAGGGGCTGTCTTTCCACAAATATGGAGAACTTCTTGCCTGGCCTTCTCTTGCCAGTCCGGATGCATGGACAACACGATGAGGGTCCATGTAAGCCAGTTAGCAGTGGTCTCTTGGCCAGCAAGGTAGAACAGCTTGCACTCCTCTATTACATCTTCAATTGTCATCtcatttcccttttcttctttgcATTGCAACAGCAACCCAAGTAGATCACCATTACCTGATTCTCCATTTTGCATTGCCTTTTGCTTCTTGCAAATTATATCTCTTAACACTGCTTTTATCTCTGCATCCACCTCATATCTCCGTTTATTCTTCTTAGTTGGTAGAAACCTGTATAATGCTAAAAATGTTTAGTCCGGTTGCTAAATTAAAAATTCTTACCTATAACGTTGAAGACGAACTAATAATTTTTACTTGTCACTTTTGAGCTTGCAAATGGAAATCTACCTGAGTCCTGGGAGGTACAAAGCTTGAAATGCTTCAAGTACCAGCACTGCTTGCTCTTTTTGAAGTTCAAATATCTTCTTCCCTTCTATATAGCTGCTTCCAAAGGCTGCTCTAGAAATCACATCTGCAGAAAGGCTCTGCAGTTCAGGACTGATATCAATTTCGCTCCGTCCATCGGATGCGAGCAACATCGTCCATCGATCAATCAGATTGCAGCAACTTGCTAAAAACTCTGGCACCATTCCCTGCTTTCTTTAAGTCATAAGTACATAGGGATGAAGCTCACTTATATTAACAGTTTAGGCATGCAACTTAATCAAGATAATGCACTTTTGCTCTTCCTCAGCATAACTTGTTGACGTCAGAAATGTTCTTTTTATTGCAATGCATTTAATTAAAGAATGCTGAGTTATGTTTCACATTCTTTTCTCGAAAGATCTTTGAATGTCTTTGATAAAT from Coffea eugenioides isolate CCC68of chromosome 8, Ceug_1.0, whole genome shotgun sequence encodes the following:
- the LOC113781556 gene encoding cytochrome P450 CYP72A219-like, with protein sequence MEAFNFMAILASFSALLASFCALKLVFSLWWKPKIIEKQLKQQGIGGTSYNFLYGDEPVSKKLRIEAWAIPMSLNHEIVPRVDPSLHQIVQAYGKVCLSWTGTRPRLIMGKAELIRLILNDKDGHFQKPPQNPLVDLLTLGVSTLEGEKWAKRRRLITPAFHHEKLQGMVPEFLASCCNLIDRWTMLLASDGRSEIDISPELQSLSADVISRAAFGSSYIEGKKIFELQKEQAVLVLEAFQALYLPGLRFLPTKKNKRRYEVDAEIKAVLRDIICKKQKAMQNGESGNGDLLGLLLQCKEEKGNEMTIEDVIEECKLFYLAGQETTANWLTWTLIVLSMHPDWQEKARQEVLHICGKTAPDVEILNRLKIVTMVLFEVLRLYPPVTGLFRYTVQRTKVGDISIPAGVVVYLPIMLLHHDSEYWGDDAEEFKPERFAEGVSKASKDQLAFYPFGWGPRICLGQSFAIIEAKLALAMILQNFSFKLSPSYTHAPHTILTLQPQHGAPIIFQQI